CTGAGATGTCTGAGATCATGCCCGGCACGCAGGATCGCTCCACGCTCGTTAAAGTCTCCGAATTGAGCCAGTACCTCTTATGTCCACGGCTGGTCTATTACACCGCTCGGAGTATGGAACGGCCGGATCGCGTACAGATGAACGAGCGAAGCGCTATCGAGCATGTTCTCTTCAAGGAGCTGGGCTTCAACTGGCAGAGACTCTGCATGGGCGATCCAGAAGGGGAGCCGCAGAACGGGTATCGAGAAACCGGTGAAACGATTGCGCAGACGCTGGCGGAAATCACTGACAGTATCGAATGGATTTACAGGGACGAGCTGGGCTCGGTAAATGAGGATCTGCTCGAGCGTGCGAAAACCGCCTTTGCGGAGCTGATCAGCACCAGCGACTGGCTCGAGCAGCTGCGACCGGACGATGAACTGGCGCTGTTAGAGCGCTCTTTCGGGTTTGAGCGAGAACGAACGGTCATCTCGCAGCGGTTAGGGCTGGTCGGGAGCATGGATAAGCTGATACGGACCGAAGACGAGCATATTCCCTGTATCATCAAGACCGGCAGATGCCCTGCTTACAGCGTGTGGAAACGTGATCGAATGCAGCTGGCTGCGTACGCCATGCTCCTTGAGGATGCGTATAATACGACGGTGCAGCGCGGCTTTGTGGAGTATATTCGCGCGCCTGAAGTTCGCACGTCCGTTATCAAGAAGGGTGATCGCGCACTTGCTCTGCAGACCGCAAAACGCGTCAAACGGGTGAAGAACGGGCTGTTCCCCGAGAAGGGCGAGCATGCACCCTGTGAGCAGTGTGCCTTCGCGGCGCAGTGTGAGACGAAGAGAACGCTCCTTTCGCGATTGCTGATGCGGTGAGAGACAGGAAAAAGAACTTATTTCAGTGCATCCCCGCTCTTTGCGCGCATCTGCTCAGTCATTCGCTGGAATTGTTCAGACGCCTCAGCTGTTCCCGCAGTACTCAGTGGGACAGCTTCTGCAATCTCTCGCAGATGCTCTACGGGAATCGATGCTACCATAAGATCGGAATCCCAGCGCTCCATACGACGTGCACTGATGTCGCCAACCGAGAGATTGAAGTTACCGGAGATGAGCGGATAGGTCACGGTGCTCCAGCAGAGCGGTCCCCGCATCTCGAACGAAGGCGTCTTCCCGTTCCAGAACTGGTTCAGGGTAAGGAGTCGAGCAGCCTGCTCGGCATCGACCAGCAGCAGCAGAAGATCGGGCCGAAATACGCGCTTCGCCACAGGATAAAAGTAGACATGGTCGGCCAGGCCCACTGGCGGACGCGCGAACTTCTCCGTCTCCATACTCGACCGAACCGCGGTCTTCACGTCGTACCAGAGCTTCTCACCCTCCACGAGCAGCTGCCACGGTATCGTGCTCCGCGGGGTCAGGCCGATATGGCTTCTGCCGCCTGAGCAGGCGCAACGATCTTCGGTGAGCATAATGACCGCGCCGTCCGCAGCGCTCAGAATCGCACCACAGACCGTGTAGCTCCCCGGCTCAGGCTCCACAGCCGGCGGTTCGTCCGTGTACCTAACGCCAACGGGCGATTTCCGTACGCCCAGCGCGTCCGCAAGTATCCGCACCAGTTCGGGATAGTCGTTCATCACGCTTCGCTCCTTTTTCACACCTCAACTCATGAACCAACTTAGTTTAGCAAACTTAAGTAGGTGGAGGACGAATAAGACTTATTCGGTAGCTCTCCCGAGGGATCTCTGATCTCTGAGCTTTACCGACCGATCAATCGAGAGAGGTGTGCAAAATGGAAGAGCGAGGTATGAGCAGGGAGGCGGTTGAGTCACTGCTTCAGGAGAAGAAGTTGATGGACTTGTCGTACGAGCGCATTTTGAGCTCTATGTGCACGTATCCACACGAAATCGCGATCTACGCGCACAAACTGTTCTTGGAATCGAATCTCGGTGATTCCGGGCTCTTCCCTGGAACGAAGGAGATGGAGGGTAAAGTCGTTCGGATGATCGGCTCGCTACTTCACAAAGAGGATGCGGCCGGTTATATCTCCACCGGGGGTACGGAATCGAATATCCAGGCCATACGCGCGATCCGAAACCGGAGGCGGAAAGCGGGTGTGCGTGATATGAACATTGTGGTTCCTAAAACGGCTCATTTCTCGTTCGAGAAGATTGCGGACCTCCTGAACCTCGAGGTGCGGCAGGCTTCGCTGGATCCGCAGCTCAAAGTGGATGTGCATGCGGTGGAACAGCTGATCGACCGAAACACGATCGCGCTGGTGGGTATAGCGGGAACGACAGAATTCGGACAGATCGATCCGATAGAGAAGCTCTCGGCGCTCGCATGCGACCGAGATCTCTTTCTGCTCGTGGATGCAGCCTTTGGTGGGTTCGTGATCCCGTTTCTCGAGCAGCAGTATGAGTTCGACTTCGCGCTCGACGGCGTGAGTGCCATCACGATCGATCCGCATAAGATGGGTTTGAGCACGCTCGGCTCAGGTTGCCTCCTGTTCCGCGATCCCTCGTTCCTGGATGAGTTGGTGGTAGCAACGCCGTATCTGAGCACGAAGCAGCAGTATTCGCTCGTCGGCACGAGGAGTGGTGCCTCCACTGCAGCGACGTACGCCGTGCTCAAATGTCTCGGTCGGGAAGGGCTGCGAGAGATTGTGAACGAATGCATGCGCCTCACGAGAGTGCTGGTACGGGGGACAAAGCGGCTTGGCATCTTCCCCGTCATCGAGCCCGTGATGAACGTCGTAACCTTACATTTACCGGAGAATGACTCAGAGCGCGTAACGAAAGCGCTGGAGGAGCGGCGATGGCGCATATCACTAACGCGAAGCCCCCGAGCGCTGCGGCTCGTGATCATGCCGCATACGGATGAAGAGACGATACAGTACTTCCTGGATGATCTGGAGGCTATCCTTTAGCAGGGTAAGAAACAGCGAAGGCCTGTGTTGCCCGCCAGCGAGTAAGAAACGTCAACCCGCATCCCGCCTCTGTTTCCAAGAGTACCGTATTATATAGATACCGTATAGAGCAAGAGGCGTTTGGTAGCGAATGCGTGAACTCCCGGACGTCTTGCTATAGGAATGCGGAGAACATACGCTTCACGAACTCGTAATTCCGCTGTATACGCTCGTAACCGTGGAGTACCGCTCCATGCCCGGGCAGCAGGAGCTCGGTATCCAGCCGCGCGATCCGGTCGATCGATGCTTTTAAAGCGCCCGTATCGCCAAATGGCAGATCAGTACGCCCCACACCCTGCTCAAAGACTAGATCGCCGCAGATCAAAAACTTCCGCGCGGGTGCGCAGAAACAGATACTGCAGGGTGAATGGCCCGGTGTTTCAATGATCTCGAGCTCGAGCCCGCCCAAACTCAGCCGTTCTTCAAGCAGCAGGTCCGCGGAAAATTTCTGCTCGATCCCCACGCCAAGGTAGTCCTGGGAGCCCTCATCCATCGCCTCGAAATAGTCGACCTGCAGGGGATGGAGCGCGATCTTCGCGCCGGTAATCTCCTTGAGTTCGGCCGTTGCCCCGCAGTGGTCAGGATGGAGATGCGTCACCGCGATCAGGTCAATGTCCGCGGGCTCGATACCGTCCTCTCGCAGCGCGCGCAGCCGCGGCCCGATATACCTGCCCAGGCCCGGGTCGATCAGTATCGTTCGCTCGTCGCTGATCACAAAAGTATTAGCGTCGAAGAAGCCTCGTTCTCGATACCAGTAGAGCCCGTCTCGCAATTTCATGGATCTTACTTATGGCATGAAGAGTATACCGATGACAATCAATACGGATTCGACAAGTGCCGCAACAAAGAGGAGCGGGAGTATCAACCGAAGGTAGACGCGCAGTCCCTCGCCGAGCTCCACTTTCAACTGCCGCGATCCTTTCGGTCTCAACGCCTCGCGTGCCAGACGCAGACCGATCGCGAGGCTAATGAAGTATGCAGGGAGCTCAAACATGCCGTGCGGAACGATGGCGAGAAAGACGATCAAGCCCTCTTCATGTGCCAGCCACCCGAGTAATCCGCCGTTGAGGAGTGTGGAGAAGATCGGGAAGATCCCCAATAAAAGTCCTGTGAGGATATTGAGAACGCAGGTAAAGGCGTTATTCAGAAAGATCACGACAAAGAACAGCAAGAAGAGGACCCACGAGGGGTAGCGTTCAGTGAGATCCTCGATGCCCTCGCTCAACTGCTGCAGCCATGCCAGCGATTCACTGAAGAGCTCACTGAAGAATTCCAGATACCCCATGCCCACCGCAGCAGCAAAGAGAATACAGACGAATAAGAGGTAATATCTGAGCGAAAAAAGATACCCACGCAGCGATACGACATCTTCAGCCATGTTCTCCCTTTTAGGTTAGTCCGCAGAGCATATATAGCAAAGGATGCAGTGCGAGGCTACAGCGTATAAAAGAAGGCGTACTCGGTCGCCGTTGGCAATCGCCGCCGTAATCGCCGCACGTCGTCTCGAGTGATGAAGAGCGTCTCGCCACGCTCGCCCTCCTTATCCGTACCCAGTACGCGCCGTACGACCTCGCAGTCCAGCGCACCGTGCACCCGCGCGAAACCGCGACCATAATCAGCGGTGAGCTCAATATAGATCGGGAGCCGTAAATTCCGCTGCTCAGCTTCTGATACCAGTGTGGCGAGTTCCTCCAGCTCGCGCCTCATAATCCGGTGTACCGACCCGTCTCGCGCTTGCACGGCAGGCTTCTCTTCGCGCAGCAAGGCAAGCAGGGTCTTGCGTTCCGCGGGTAAGTGCTTGTTCAGCGCTTTGACCGCTTTAAAAAGGATACGCTCATCCGGCCGCTCGATCATTAGTACGATTACTGGTAGGTGCGTGAACATATAAAGCCGAATAACCTTTAAATAGAACTACTGACATACACTCTAAACTGTAGGTGACAATACAACATGGCACAATTAGGTGGTACACCGATATTGGTGTTACGAGAAGGTAGTGAGCGAACACGAGGCAGAGATGCGCAGAGTAGGAACATCCTGGCAGCGAAGACCATTGCGAACGCCGTCAAGTCCACCCTCGGGCCAAAGGGGATGGATAAGATGCTCGTTGACTCGATGGGCGACGTGGTGATCACGAACGATGGGGCGACGATCCTGAGAGAGATGGACATCGAGCACCCAGCAGCGAAGATGATGGTCGAGATCGCAAAGACGCAGGACGAAGAGGTCGGCGATGGCACGACGAGTGCGGTTATCCTCGCCGGCGAGCTGCTCAAGCGCGCCGAGGATCTTCTGGAGCAGGAAGTGCACCCGACGCTGATCGCAACCGGATATCGTCTAGCCGCAGAGAAGGCCTACGAGATTCTTGAGGGGCTGGCTGAGAAGATCACGGCGCGAGATACTGATACACTGAAGAAGATCGCGATCACTTCAATGACCGGCAAAGGCGCGGGCACGGCACGGGAGATGCTGACCGATCTCGCCGTTGACGCGGTGAAGATGATCGCGGAAAAGGGCGAAAAGAAGATTGACACTGACCATATCAAGCTGGAGAAGAAGACCGGTGGCAGTACCGAAGACACCGTTCTGATCTCAGGCATGATCTTGGACAAGGAGCGCGTACACCCCGGCATGCCGAAGACCATAAAGAACGCGAAGATCGCGCTGGTCAATTCCGCGCTGGAAATCGAGAAGACCGAGGTGGATGCGAAGATCGAGATCACCGCGCCTGAGCAGCTGAAGTCGTTCCTCGAGGAAGAGGAGAAGATGCTGAAGGAGATGGTCGAGACGGTGACGGCGAGCGGTGCCAACGTACTCTTCTGTCAGAAGGGCATTGACGACCTCGCGCAACACTATCTGGCGAAGAAGGGAATCTTTGCGGTACGGCGTGTGAAGGAGAGCGATATGAAGAAGCTGGCGAGCGCAACCGGCGGCAAGATCCTGACGAGCCTGGAAGAGGTGCGACCTGAGGACCTCGGCAACGCCGGTCTGGTAGAGGAGCGGAAGATCGGCGGTGAGGAGATGATCTTCGTTGAGGACTGCCAGAACCCGAAAGCGGTCTCGATCTTACTGCGTGGCGGAACCGAGCACGTGGTTGACGAGCTGGAGCGCGGTATGAACGATGCGCTGCGTGTCGTTGCGGTCGCGATGGAAGACGGCAAGTACGTCGCGGGCGGCGGAGCTGCGGAGATCGAGCTGGCGCTCAGGCTGCGCGACTATGCGGCCAGCGTTGGCGGTCGCGAGCAACTGGCTATCCAGGCGTTTGCCGATGCCATCGAGGTGATCCCACGGTCACTGGCGGAGAACGCTGGTCTTGATCCGATTGACATGCTCGTTGCGTTACGCTCGGCACACGAGCGAGGCGAGAAGACCGCGGGCCTGGACGTCTTCAAGGGCGAGCCAACCGATATGAAGAAGGCCAGTGTGATCGAGCCGCTCCGTGTGAAGACTCAGGCGATCAGCTCGGGCACAGAATCGGCAGTGATGATTCTGCGCATCGACGATGTAATCGCATCGAGCAGAGAGAAGATGCCAGGTGGTGGCGGTATGCCACCAGGCGGCATGGGTGGCATGGAAGAGGAGTACTAACCCATTTTTTCCCTCTTCCTTTTTTTTTCTTTTTTTCTCTTTTGCGACGTTAGATCAGCTTTTTTTTACGGGGTTGGATGCAAGGACAAGAAGGGGTTTTGTGAAATGGAGAGGATTATTGGCATAGATCTTGGAACAACGAACTCAGAAGCGGCATTCGTAGGTGCAGGCGGCGACGTGAAGATCATACCGAGTTCTGAGGGCAGCGCCTACGGTGGGAAGATGTTCCCCTCGGTCGTTGCCTTTACCAAGGACAAACAGCGGCTGGTCGGTGTAGCGGCGAAGCGACAGGCAGTCGTGAATCCGGAAGGCACGGTGCGCGAAGTGAAGCGGAAGATGGGCACGGCCGAGAAGATTTACGTGAAGACCGTGGACAAAGAGTTTACACCGCAAGAGATCTCCGCAATGGTGCTGCAGAAGATCAAGACAGACGCGGAGGCGTATCTGGGTGAGAAGATTAATGCGGCGGTGATCACCGTGCCGGCCTATTTCGATGATAATCAGCGGCAGGCGACGAAGGACGCCGGCGAAATTGCCGGGTTTGAGGTGAAACGGATAATAAACGAGCCCACCGCGGCCGCCATGGCTTACGGGCTCGGCAAAGCGGGCGAATACAAGGTTGTCGTCCTCGATTTCGGCGGTGGGACCTTTGACGTCACGATCATGGAGATAGGCGAAGGCGTATTCGAGGTGCTTGCCACGAACGGTGATACGCAGCTCGGTGGCACTGATATCGATGCCGCCGTTGTCAACTGGCTGATTGAGGGCTTTAAACTGAAGGAGGGTATCGATTTACGAGCCGATTTAACGGCACTGCAGCGCATACGTGACGAAGCGGAACGAGCGAAGATCGAGCTCTCCTCATCGATCTCGACGAGTATCAATCTCCCCTTTGTTGCTGTAAATGATGGAGAGCCGCGGCATCTGGAAGAGACCCTGACCCGCGCGAAATTAGAGGAATTGGCCGAGCCGACCCTGAGACGGGTGGACGCGCCGATACGACAGTCGCTGAAAGACGCGAAGCTCTCTGCCGCGGAGATCGACAGGATCATCCTCATCGGCGGGCCAACGCGTATGCCAATCGTGCGGGAGCGGTTCGAGCGTATTCTCGGCAAGAAGGCGGAGGGCGGCGTAGATCCCATGCAGTCTGTTGCGCTCGGCGCAGCGATCCAGGCGGGCATCCTCGCAGGACAGGTGAAGGAGGAGATCGTTCTGCTCGACGTGACACCCTTGACGCTCAGTGTGGAGACGCTTGGTGGTGTTGCCACAGCATTGATCGAGCGGAACACAACGGTTCCGACGAAGCGATCGCAGATATTCACCACCGCGGCGGATAGCCAGACGAGCGTGGAGATCCATGTCACGCAGGGCGAGCGGCCAATGGCTGCAGACAATACCTCGCTGGGACGGTTCCACCTGGATGGTATCCCGCCCGCACCGCGTGGCATTCCCCAGATCGAGGTAACCTTTGATATTGACGCGAACGGCATTTTAAACGTTACCGCGAAGGATTTGGGTACGGGCAAGAAGGCTTCGATCAGCATAACCGCGTCAACGAAACTGCCGAAGGAGCAGATAGACGAGATGGTGAAAGAGGCGGAGCAATACAGTGAAGAAGACCGGAAGCGTAAGGATGAGATAGAGCTTCGGAATCAGGCTGATTCGCTCGTCTACACAACAGAGAAGACGCTCGAGGAGCTCGGTGAGAAGATAGCCGCGGACCAGCGGGAGAAGATAGAGCGCGCGAAGGCTACCTTACAAGAGTCCTTAAAGGGCACGGATATCGCGAAGATCAAGACGGATGTGGACGAGCTGACCAAAGCGCTGCATGCAGTCTCTGCGGTCATCTACCAGGAGGCAGCGCGGCAAGCTGCGGAAGCGGAAGCTGCAAAGGGCAAGACCGAACCAGAAGCCGGGGCGAAGGCGGAGAGCGACTACGTGGACGTCGAGTATGACGTGAAGGATGAGGAAGGTAAATAAAGCGGCAGTTCGGTAAGAT
This genomic interval from Methanomicrobia archaeon contains the following:
- a CDS encoding Dna2/Cas4 domain-containing protein; translated protein: MSEIMPGTQDRSTLVKVSELSQYLLCPRLVYYTARSMERPDRVQMNERSAIEHVLFKELGFNWQRLCMGDPEGEPQNGYRETGETIAQTLAEITDSIEWIYRDELGSVNEDLLERAKTAFAELISTSDWLEQLRPDDELALLERSFGFERERTVISQRLGLVGSMDKLIRTEDEHIPCIIKTGRCPAYSVWKRDRMQLAAYAMLLEDAYNTTVQRGFVEYIRAPEVRTSVIKKGDRALALQTAKRVKRVKNGLFPEKGEHAPCEQCAFAAQCETKRTLLSRLLMR
- the mfnA gene encoding tyrosine decarboxylase MfnA, which encodes MEERGMSREAVESLLQEKKLMDLSYERILSSMCTYPHEIAIYAHKLFLESNLGDSGLFPGTKEMEGKVVRMIGSLLHKEDAAGYISTGGTESNIQAIRAIRNRRRKAGVRDMNIVVPKTAHFSFEKIADLLNLEVRQASLDPQLKVDVHAVEQLIDRNTIALVGIAGTTEFGQIDPIEKLSALACDRDLFLLVDAAFGGFVIPFLEQQYEFDFALDGVSAITIDPHKMGLSTLGSGCLLFRDPSFLDELVVATPYLSTKQQYSLVGTRSGASTAATYAVLKCLGREGLREIVNECMRLTRVLVRGTKRLGIFPVIEPVMNVVTLHLPENDSERVTKALEERRWRISLTRSPRALRLVIMPHTDEETIQYFLDDLEAIL
- a CDS encoding MBL fold metallo-hydrolase; amino-acid sequence: MKLRDGLYWYRERGFFDANTFVISDERTILIDPGLGRYIGPRLRALREDGIEPADIDLIAVTHLHPDHCGATAELKEITGAKIALHPLQVDYFEAMDEGSQDYLGVGIEQKFSADLLLEERLSLGGLELEIIETPGHSPCSICFCAPARKFLICGDLVFEQGVGRTDLPFGDTGALKASIDRIARLDTELLLPGHGAVLHGYERIQRNYEFVKRMFSAFL
- a CDS encoding stage II sporulation protein M, with the protein product MAEDVVSLRGYLFSLRYYLLFVCILFAAAVGMGYLEFFSELFSESLAWLQQLSEGIEDLTERYPSWVLFLLFFVVIFLNNAFTCVLNILTGLLLGIFPIFSTLLNGGLLGWLAHEEGLIVFLAIVPHGMFELPAYFISLAIGLRLAREALRPKGSRQLKVELGEGLRVYLRLILPLLFVAALVESVLIVIGILFMP
- a CDS encoding DUF61 family protein, producing the protein MFTHLPVIVLMIERPDERILFKAVKALNKHLPAERKTLLALLREEKPAVQARDGSVHRIMRRELEELATLVSEAEQRNLRLPIYIELTADYGRGFARVHGALDCEVVRRVLGTDKEGERGETLFITRDDVRRLRRRLPTATEYAFFYTL
- a CDS encoding thermosome subunit — its product is MAQLGGTPILVLREGSERTRGRDAQSRNILAAKTIANAVKSTLGPKGMDKMLVDSMGDVVITNDGATILREMDIEHPAAKMMVEIAKTQDEEVGDGTTSAVILAGELLKRAEDLLEQEVHPTLIATGYRLAAEKAYEILEGLAEKITARDTDTLKKIAITSMTGKGAGTAREMLTDLAVDAVKMIAEKGEKKIDTDHIKLEKKTGGSTEDTVLISGMILDKERVHPGMPKTIKNAKIALVNSALEIEKTEVDAKIEITAPEQLKSFLEEEEKMLKEMVETVTASGANVLFCQKGIDDLAQHYLAKKGIFAVRRVKESDMKKLASATGGKILTSLEEVRPEDLGNAGLVEERKIGGEEMIFVEDCQNPKAVSILLRGGTEHVVDELERGMNDALRVVAVAMEDGKYVAGGGAAEIELALRLRDYAASVGGREQLAIQAFADAIEVIPRSLAENAGLDPIDMLVALRSAHERGEKTAGLDVFKGEPTDMKKASVIEPLRVKTQAISSGTESAVMILRIDDVIASSREKMPGGGGMPPGGMGGMEEEY
- the dnaK gene encoding molecular chaperone DnaK, whose protein sequence is MERIIGIDLGTTNSEAAFVGAGGDVKIIPSSEGSAYGGKMFPSVVAFTKDKQRLVGVAAKRQAVVNPEGTVREVKRKMGTAEKIYVKTVDKEFTPQEISAMVLQKIKTDAEAYLGEKINAAVITVPAYFDDNQRQATKDAGEIAGFEVKRIINEPTAAAMAYGLGKAGEYKVVVLDFGGGTFDVTIMEIGEGVFEVLATNGDTQLGGTDIDAAVVNWLIEGFKLKEGIDLRADLTALQRIRDEAERAKIELSSSISTSINLPFVAVNDGEPRHLEETLTRAKLEELAEPTLRRVDAPIRQSLKDAKLSAAEIDRIILIGGPTRMPIVRERFERILGKKAEGGVDPMQSVALGAAIQAGILAGQVKEEIVLLDVTPLTLSVETLGGVATALIERNTTVPTKRSQIFTTAADSQTSVEIHVTQGERPMAADNTSLGRFHLDGIPPAPRGIPQIEVTFDIDANGILNVTAKDLGTGKKASISITASTKLPKEQIDEMVKEAEQYSEEDRKRKDEIELRNQADSLVYTTEKTLEELGEKIAADQREKIERAKATLQESLKGTDIAKIKTDVDELTKALHAVSAVIYQEAARQAAEAEAAKGKTEPEAGAKAESDYVDVEYDVKDEEGK